The sequence TATTGTATTGGGGATCACTCTAAAAACATGGAAGTATAcattcaaaattaaacattttttttatcatttttagaGTACAGCAGCATGTGTTAAAATGACACCAGGATCAAGTCCTTTTTAATATTGCTGAGCTTTGATATTGTATGAATCATTACCGCATGTGGCaatgattttgtacatgtaatgttacctgTGATGGCCACCTGAGCTGCACCCATGGCTTTTGCCACCAACAGACACACCAGTCCTATAGGTCCTGTGGATAAACACACACTCATTATAACTTGCAAGTTATCAAGATATCAACTTATAATACATATTAAAGGATTGAATTTTCGAGCtactggttccaattagttggtaactgcaagaccccggttcaatcctCGGTGAGGACATCTTGGTCGGAGCTCACTTAACCGCTTGCCTTTCATGAAAGGACTTGAAAATGTCGTTTAAAGGAAGGGGCAATTGCAACCCCTTCCTTTAAAGAAAAGAACCTCCTAccaaaacagcaaggaaacttgctcaCTAACAATGTAGCAGGTGCtacataaggccacatcaaatctatttgttgcttctcggatttaaaaaaaaaaaattgaaaaaacttttcaaaaggtctgggaTGAAGTtgcaattgttgagcaataaaattcattcattcatataatgatgttttatgcaatgaatctcttcctttgatttgttattaCTTAACTGTTCTGACTaaaaggcatttttttaaaactgaaaTTATGCGTATGTGGCTatgaatggcaatatttacagcTTTGTGATAGCAAAGTCTCTAGTATATTTCTCAGCACttaatcttttttctttttttggaaaacaaacaaaaatggacAGGTGAATCAGAAAAGCAACAaacaaatttggtgtggcctaatataaGGGTTTGAAGGAAAAAAGGACAGCACTCTTAACTGAGAGGGCTAAGAGTGGGGATTCTGGATATAAACTAGACCAAATAAAATAATTAAATGTACCTGCACCACAGACAAGCACCTTGCTTCCGATGGTGACCCCTGCCCTCCTACAGGCGTGTACCCCCACAGACAGGGGCTCCAGTAGAGCACCCTCCTCATAACTCACGTGGTCGGGAAGTCTGGAAACAATATATTATATCACAACATGCAAATAGGTCCTGAGAACTTTAAACAACCTGCAAAAATTGTTGAACTATACAATAGTAACAAAGTATACTGTGCATATAGTCCAGTGGCTAGTGGCCCAGCCTGTGGACCAAAAAGCTGTAAGTAACTCTGTATTTCTCACATGACATGAATGCAATTGTTAAGCAGTGGACTATCATTCATTATTCTTGTCCATAAGAGCTAGGTAAAATTCCAAGTTACAGGCTGAAAATAGGCATTACAAAATCACTTAGAATAGAAGAATTGTTGTCCATGAAAACAGCTTTGAATCCTTCCAAGAATTGTGGCACCAACGAGCTCTATTTGAAATCCTTTTCCCATTTATCCATGCAATATTCTCAAATCcaaactttggcaacaacttttGGCAACAACCTTTTGaatgtttaaaaagtgcatactTTAATTGAGAAAATATGGTAGGTTTTAAAACAACAGTCAAGTAAAAGTTGTTGGTAAAATAAAGACTTGTATCAGAAGTAGCTGGTTTTAAAACTACTGAAAAGTCCACTCCCACAGGTAAAATGACTTACTTGTAGCAGAAGTCGGCAGCATGCACGTAGTACCTGGCCAGGGAGCCATCGACAGGGGGCGTGGCACAGAACTGCATCTCATGGCACAGGTTATACCTGCCCCCCTTACAGTAGTCACAAAACCTGCATGGCACACCTGGCTCTATGGCTACACGATCACCTgtgcataaaaaaaaaacaagaattggGGCTTATCATTAAATATATGGTACAATAAACTTCATCTCCAAACACAGGTTATACCTGCCCCCCTTACAGTAGTCACAGTACCTGCACGGCACACCTGGCTCGATGGCTACACGGTCACCTGGGTAGGGAAAACAAGAAATAGGGCTTACTATTGAATAAATGGCACAATAAACTTCATCTCCAGACACAGGTTATACCCGCCGCCCTTAAACAGTAGTCACAATACCTGCATGGCACACCTGGCCTGATCGCTACACGATCACCTATACATGAAAGAACAAGAATTGGGGCTTATTATTAATAAATGGCACAATAAACTTCATCTCCAGACACAGGTTGTACCTGCCCCCCTTACAGTAGTCACAGTACCTGCATGGCACACCTGGCTCTATGGCTACACAGTCGCCTGGGTGGGGAAAACAAGAATTGGGACTTGAATGATTGATACTCGACAACGATCTTCATCTCAAGACATAAACTTGTAGCTTCTATACCTTTGTATACAGTCTGACAAGGGGCGACATAGATTATCTGGCACATATGACCGGGCCTTGTTGCAGCCACATGTTTCCTATGTCAAGTTCCAGAAGATGCAGTAGACGCGTGTCCATGTCAGCCAAAATTGTTGGCAAGTCCGAACTTTGTTATTTCCCCAGCGTTGGTTATAACTATAGATGGTGCCTTTTCAATGGCGCAAAATTTGAATGACATATTTCGCTGCATTTTTACTTAAAATACAGCAAGGAAGTATTacttttttcaataaaaaaagcaTGTTAACAATGATATGACTACAAAACCAAGGAGTTGGACTCTTCCAGCTTAATTTACACATTGTGTGGATGGAGTCTTGTCTAACCCTTGCGGGTATTTTCTAAGTGAGTGTATGAAGATTGGGTTATAAATTCAGCAGAAAGTTGAACAGAACTACACCACTAGTACTTGTGACAACAGGGATAAACACCAAAATGAAGAAGCTAACTCCAAAATggcttttgaaaatgttttgagaTTCATAAGAGTCCCCAAATCTCAAAAGTTACTAACAGTCATACAATAGGCATTGTGATACGTACCAACTTTCAGATGAGTGACCCCCTCTCCGACCTCGGACACCGTGCCGCTGGCTTCGTGGCCGAGGATCATGGGAGCTCTGACCACAAAGTCTCCGATGGCGCCGTGTACCCAGTAGTGGACGTCTGAACCACAGATCCCGACAGAGTGCATCGCAATCTGCACCTCTATTAGGAAGATATAAGGTTTTGTCTGAGAGGCTGATTGaatgatactgtaaattcattcaagttcgcggggatttaatctagcggtagcaggaaaagggactgttaacagtggttttaagttcgtggtagctcCATGCACTGTAGCATAcatctcttactgccatggttcgcggtgaattggcaatgcAAAAACCGcataaaaaataaaaccaaaGAGAAAATTTCTGGATTTATGTAGTAGGCAGACTGCTTTATTGATGGTTAAAAATGTAGGCTATACAAGGAGAGATTTTAATTGGAACTTCATTTCATGGTCTGGAGAAATGCAGTGACATTGTTAGTTTGTGGTTGAACCAAGTAGGTGGACAGAAGACAGACTAGACTTTTTCCTAGTGATTCTTTAGTTTACAGAATGTGAAGAGTGTGTATTTCCCCTTTTTACAGTTTTTTCAttgctatttttgtacagtacagtacagtagataGAATGAATATAGTAACGTACGTTATATATACAAGTACTCCTGTGCTCTTTCAATCAACAATTCTGAACAAGTTCTGACTGAGGCACTATTCTTGTTCACTATTTAATGATGTTTTTAGTCAATGAGGTTTCATTCAAGGGTATGTTTATATTTGCTTACCATTTTTTCCAGGTTTGGGGATGGGTCTTTCTTCCtgtgacaaagaaaaaaaaggtttgtttATATACCATTTAACCATTACCATAAAGACCTTGGACTTTGTACCCAAGCTGACAAACATGTAGGACTGTAATATTCTAGCAGGTCTCGTAATGCTTTTTCTGCATTGTTGAAAATTaattgaaaattacaatttctacctgcaccactctgaattgtACTATCtacagtatggtcaaaaacattatttttcttgggGGGAGGAAAAATtatgcgcgcggatgtcatccacatagaATTTAAGCTTAAAGAGTCGAAAACAAAGGCTCTACACACACTTCTTACAGTCAAAGCTAACGCTATATTGCATACTGTTTTGCCATTATTTTTCTGGGCCATGCGCGAGAAAAACACTTTGACAAACAAGtgacacgcccccctcccacctccaCCACTACAATTTCTACAAATCAAACTTTGCGCCGGCCAACTTACCAATTTCAGGTTGCCCTTCTCTAGAAGTACTGCTGATATGTTTGTATCACCCATGGTAGTGCAAAGTTAAGAGCTTTCTGGGCTAAAAACTTGAACGTTAACCGGATATATGACAGGAAGAAAACAGGGAGGCGGTAGAGCTACTAGCTGCAGGATCAAAGGTCAATTTTGCACGTGTCACCAATGTTTTGAACACGGCCCTTGTTAGGGAGATACCATTGATAAAAACGGGGGTGCTAATATTTATAGAAaaagaagcaaaacaaaatatcaacGATCGGAAATCATGATGGTCAAGAATATcatattttggaaatatttgaGTGAATAAGTATCACAGAGGATCGGTAGTCTGCCACACAATGTAAATCTATCTTCCATCCGTACATTCACATTAATAAATTTACAATATTATTTATTGACTTAACCTTATCTAACCAATACTTCAAATCAATTAAGACTTACCCAATTTTACAGCTGACATAGTTATCCTTGGTCAGAGAATGGACTCGACTGTAATGCATATACAACTTCCGGCAACTGCCGCAAGTGACGCATGAACTATGTGCATGTGACTGCAGCAACGTACGTAATGgtcagataacctgtgtcgccccccgtctatGTACAGGGTCGAAGGTTAGCTCAAGCGTTGGTTAGATTACGCTGTTTAGTCTTCATTCATAATGCAAAAATCTAGCCTGGTCTGAGGTTTGGTATTCTTTCACAGATATTCTCACTAATGAATCGTTGGCGGCTGTGAcaacgctcaacgaatttcatccatgaaaacgaatcttttttacacaaaaagatgtttcatgaaaataaaaacatcccTTGGTTCAGCTTAGAAGTGTTTTGTAAATACCTTCATGTTTCTTTATGTTTCTGTTTTAGGAAAAAAGTTAAGTGTAGGCCGGAAATTGAATCGGTTGTTTTGAAAGAACTTATAttcaagaggaagaagaaatgtGACCCACAGCTTGACGCAGACCTTGAATTTTATGAGGACTCGACTTTCTCGTATTTTCATTATAGTTATCCTCAGTTTTGAGACACTGCCAATCAAGGCCAATTTACAACGAATGGCGGAGACTGTAAGTGGCTAGTCCCAGCGGGGGAGGGGGTGGAGTCACGCGCTGAAGGTCATCCGCCGACCTCTAAAGTTAGAAAAACATTGCGTCCTGTTATACCGCGACAACTGCGCATGCCCAGAGAAGACCCCTTCTCCTGACAAGGTTAGGATTGACGTGACCTCAATGTCAAATAATGTCAAGGACGACAGACAAGCTGATACCATCCCAGCTAGCTAACTTTGAAGTTTCACGATGTTTCTGTAGCTTTGATACTTCCTTGGTCTTTATCAGTAGAAGAGGTATTACATCAGTCGTGCCGTTTCAACTACCCCCGTACTATTTGTCCCTTGGGACGCCTCAGAACTTGGCAATGACTTACGTTTTACGTTATCTGCTTTTCTTAGTGTATCGGTAGTACTTTTAAGACTATAAGTGtcaattttgtcatttttaaatacaatacaaacatatGATAGCGGTGGGAAGTTGAACTTGAGAGCGAATTcgactgaaaaaaacaacaacagaattttACTAAAtctgcccctgcagttccagtgCAAGGTTCTATATGTAAGCCCCAAACCTACGCTGCTTCTTCTTCCAGTTAACCGTTGACCAAGTGCTATCTTCCCGAAAATAACCAAGACCATAACATGTCCGGGACGCTGAAAAGGTACCAGCACACTGATTAATaaatttgctgcagtaccaaggtcacaaaccagggggctcaaaatcgaCCAATATCTTCGTCTTTTcgacacctacccacatatcaaatatcattacaattcatTCAGAGACTCTAAAGTTTTGTTAACCAAAAATTccgagagagaaagagagaggggaagagagagagagggagagagagaaagagagagagaaagaaaaacagagagagagattcaAAACAATacctatacctccatttttcacgatacggactacaaaatgtaccgcGCACATCTGGACCGTCCTGACCTAAACATGTCGTTCACCCCACAATGAATATCAAGTGGCTACCGTATTGGACGTGACAGTTTAGGACGCTCCAAGAGGTCCCGTGTGTGGGGAGAAAGGCGCACCCCacgcacgtaaaagaacccgccacactttaATATCGAAAAGAGttggggtccttcccggtgtgagtctATCAAACACTTACAGTCTTGTGTACGTCTTACGTACCTTGCTTGCGTAACGTACCGTCGCCTATAGCTAATGAGGTTAAGCACGTAACAAGGAAGAATAATATCATTGgcacaccaaaaagtagttactcaagcaactggatatggtcttggaaaaacttttttaaagtttagttgcttgagtaactactttttggtgtatcttattacctggatgtctaacctacatcgaaaTATCATTGACATTGGCCTTTCTCACTACTCTCAACCCTGTGATAAATGGCTCTTACACTCAGAGGCGTTGTCCCGTATGACTTAACTGTCTCAACTGTAAGCGTCTGTCTTCCTCCCCATCATCACTTGTCAGTAGCTGTCAATCAGGGCGTCCATTGGCCGAGTCTTGAAGTCATAGGTCATGGATCCCTGGCGATACTTTGACATCAGTTTTGCACGCATGTCTACATTCTCCTTACCCCAAGTTATCGTCGCAGAGCCACGGACAATCCAACAACAGCGTACTCATTGGAGTGCTTAAAATGGTGTTATTTGGCCAATCTGGGAGAATAAATTGCCCGAGAACTTTGCCAATGCATATTTAGACTAGTAGAATTATTTCTTACCGATGAAAAttgagatattgtttttgtcgTGAATGATATGTAAGTAGGGTTTGATCATATTTTGGGtctcctagcggctttctttAGTATTGCAGTGGAACTCCAAGTAGACACTTGAAGCTATAGTATTGGGTCACGACTTTTGGTTGATAGATTGTTCTTGTGAATGGGGGAAGAAGCAAGTTATAATTTTGGGCCCTCTGGCagctttctttggaactgcagctgcagactttgttgtttcttggtAGCTGTTTGTTCTTCTGTGCGAATCTTACTCCATAGATATTAGTATACTGGCGGCTCCccaagaggtacatgtagtacactgGATCCATTCATGGTAGACAAGGAAAATAGCGTTAATGATGTTCAAGTAGAATTGTGGAGCTGTGACCTAAGCTAAACCGCAAAGGCTAAAAATCTGGCTCACATTATAACTCCGTAAACCTCAAGTAAACTCCAAGTACGGTTTAACTCCTAGTCCCTTTTATAGAACGAGCGAATGGGCAAATTTCCAACTCACATACACAGCAGGgcgctccgactgtttttctctGGACGCGACTTTAGAGAGAAGCTTTTCGATAAAGCTTGGCCTGAACTTGGAGGGTCTTAATCAAATCAAGACGGAAGGAAGACCTTGTCTGGCGGGGCCGTCAAGGAGTGTTGACCCCCTCACGCGTCTTAAGATAGCTAGTAGTCGGGGGAGTGTCTGAGAGGGAATACTGAGAAGTTGTGTGAAGACACAagagagatagacagagagagaccGTCGGGCATCTGTCTCTGAAGAGTCTAAAGATGGTCGCCATAACGTTAACGATTCTTTCGTGTCTTTTGACGAACTGTCTCAGTACGGTTGCCTACCAGTTTGCGTATAGACATGCCGAAGGAGGGCCACCAGAATATCCGAGCTACGCGAACACTAGACAGAACGAGATCGACCGGAGAATGAAGGACCGGTGTTACGGGCGGTTCTTGTGTAAGAACGGCCGGTGTGTGGATGGAGCTCTCGTCTGTAACGGGGTTTCGGACTGCGGGGATGGCTCAGACGAGAGAGGGTGCAAACGACGTATGTATATCTTTTCCCATTATTaagctatttcacctttatccgcggggtaacatatatccgttgtattaaaGAACAAAGAATTTAGGTATCTCTaatcgacggatggtggtttcaattAAACTGATATTGCAATTTGTAGACGCGCAGAAACGCTCAAAAGTGTCTAAATCATACGTTTTGAGCGAAATTGTCGGGTCTAatacattaccaatggcattttttcaaaactcttttttttttactgtttgacacttttataaggtagAATAGACCTATgaaagataaaggtgaactagagttacctAGTCACGAAAGATGATACAGATATTGCTCAATGTTAAAGTCgattaaggttagacattcgggtaataagatacgacGAATAACTATAGTTATTCACGCAAATGGATGTGATTTTGCGTTGCTAAATGAATACAGTAGAAAAAGAAAGTGCATTCTTATTGGACAGTCCGGTATAAGTATACCCACGACGGGACCCAAAGAAAAAGATTATTTAAAAAGTTGCCACAATTTTATCAGGCTTTTACCATTTAGTAGATAACAAGAATATGACGACGTTAACGTTTCTACTTAAGTCACAAAAGCAACTCATCATACAGAActtgggacagttcattaaccactgccttcaaagtaGTCAAACCCCACAATAGTAAACGCTTATAGTTGATCAGAAATTAGTGATATGTATACACTATTAATTAGAATTCTTACGTACCCTTTTTTCAGTACCACATAGTGGTCGACCAGCATTCATCCTACACATCTTCATTCGCATgtacacagtttgtcttctttGATGTTCCGAAGATGTCACAATTTCCGGACATTTGTAGGACAAAATTCCAACAGACACATTGGCTTCGTTAGAGTGGCTTTGTATAATTCAGATCTTGTAGAACTTAAATGCAAGTTTGAGTCTGTTCTCAAGTCCGGAAATTTCTTCGAATCCTCTTGCAAGGAATAAGGAAGGAAAATGGCGGTGTTGTCTTTTAAAATAGCCAGCTCGGCGGAGGcaatggtgtgggagggggtcAGGATAAACTGGTGTTGATGTCCGGTCGGCAGGACGTCTGATACAGGTCAACGGACGGAGTAAAACAGAAAAGGGTGGACAGTCGAAGTTAAGTTTTGTGGGAGGACCTTATAGTTGAATAGATAACAGATTAATCTCAAAGACGGCTAGTGCAACTAAGCTACCAGCATACCAAATGTCATggaaatttgttgtttctttgttctGTTATACGCcttgaaatatttcatcaaaaacacaCCTGCAATTTCAAGAGCAAGCTGCCAGGGGACCCAAGCTCATATTAGCTATGCCTACATCAAATGCGTATCTGCCACCGGAACattcaagaccatagcatgcccAGGACAAAAGATGCAAAGCCGGAAGTTCtactgcaataccaaggtcacacaatAGGGGGCCCACAACACAAACATCAAAGTCAATACCTCCACTttcatgacaagaaaatggaaTATAGAATTTGATAGCTGAGATACCCACACACTTTTTCATAGTCTTTTTAGTGGTGGACATTTTCACTCtttcacattttcattatgtattagtacaagtattttgttacacaaaacacacaattgCGTACGTATTACGGTTGGTACGTAGACCGTGTGGGAGGAAAGACTACAGACTAACTGCATGCCAGTTTGTTTTGTTACTAGGTTCTTGGTAAAGCCGTTTGGCTGGCTTGAATCTTCCACGCATCACAAGTATGTAACCTTTACCACTTGGCTCACCGTGACGGTGAAGTAGGGACAAATCTAGCCAGCTGGCTTCAGGTTG comes from Branchiostoma floridae strain S238N-H82 chromosome 2, Bfl_VNyyK, whole genome shotgun sequence and encodes:
- the LOC118410603 gene encoding sorbitol dehydrogenase-like; amino-acid sequence: MGDTNISAVLLEKGNLKLEERPIPKPGKNEVQIAMHSVGICGSDVHYWVHGAIGDFVVRAPMILGHEASGTVSEVGEGVTHLKVGDRVAIEPGVPCRFCDYCKGGRYNLCHEMQFCATPPVDGSLARYYVHAADFCYKLPDHVSYEEGALLEPLSVGVHACRRAGVTIGSKVLVCGAGPIGLVCLLVAKAMGAAQVAITDIDTKRLEVAKQMGADFPVHVTTRDGREVADQVVRTLGCNPDVTVECSGAEPSVQTGIFATKSGGVLVLVGLGPPTINIPIVNAAVREVDIRGIFRYANCYPTALSMVASGQVNVKPLVTHRFSLEQTLEAFEASKKGEGIKVMIHCDKNKA